The Solanum pennellii chromosome 7, SPENNV200 DNA segment aaagagatTAGTAAAAgctaaacataatataaaataaaatataaaaaaacaaaaaaaatgaaaaatgagaaatACTACATAAGCAATTggttgttgaaaaaaaaaaaacaattgttaGGAGAAGGAGACAAAATGTCAAATCAAAACTAGTAGTTTAATAGTGGagagataaaagcatggaaaaACATTAAGTTTGTTTTTGTTCACCTAACAAATTTTGTTGTACCCTTCTCTCTTTACATTTCATTTTCACAACTTGTCTCTTTGTCTTAAATCTTCTCTGACTTGACCTtaactaaaacaaatttaatgacAATTTAtatctctttattttcatgtttttttcctttctttaaaACAATCTAAGCATGTGAAGTAGTAGCAATTTTCTATCAAAGACATCTTGGTCCAAGTTTTATAGTTGTTGCAATCTACTTATTCATTTGTGCAATGATAAGCGAAAGATGGAGTCAGAATgtgaagttaatgaaatttagTTATCGAGTTTAAAAGTTATAATAACATGTTTAATAGAAGAGATTCAAACAAAAGTTATTGACCTCCTAATAGTAAATATTTATTAGGGTTCTGATTAATCAAATCTGACCATTGTTCCTTTGTGAACATTCGATATAATTGGAACGATACAAAGAATATACACATGATGACTCCTGCGCAAAAATGAGATGTTTGAATCGAGaaatctttcaaatttttagaaaatttttaatagctCAACTGATTGACAATTTGAACTTTCACTTTGTTATTGAGGATTCAATCCCTACCTTGTTAATCCCTTGCCCCCATCTTTTTGcacaaataaatttcaaaaaaaaaaaaaagagacagatttctttttctttttgccaAAACATTTACAAACTGCCAATATTATCATAAAGAAATAAATTCatcttacaattttttttttgaagactaaaaaacataaaagcaaAAGAGAATGATATTTCTTTTTTGACTGGAGGGTAAAAAGAAACATAAGATCCTATTTTAAGAATTACATCAGCTCACTTTACAAAAGTTCAATTTgtttaatagaaaaaagaatgaaaacaaaaatcacacacacacaaaaaataaggaataactattatttatcatatggccataatgaaataaatataattttttaggtaAATTGGATGAGCATTTCATTTAGAAGTTTTAGATGATAATAGTCATATagacaaatctaaaatttgaaagTTATGGTTCCAGTTTAGAATTCTAccataatttatttgatttattaggtttgaaatttatttgtacTATTTACTAAATGAATATTTCACTATATATATTAAGTCTGAATCAAAAGGTAGATAAGGATATCTCAATGAGTTGAGATATATCATGGGATTAGCTATTAATCttctatatgaaataaaataattctgaGACAAATTAATATTCACAAACAAACACGAAATAACATAATCacatattttattctaaaattattatGCTTATCCCGTCAATCAAATGACGCAAGTTAAAAGGTCAAAGTAGTATTGTTGAATGTCGGTTTGTTTTGGGTGGTTGTTAATGTGTCCCAATCAAAAACCTAACGAATTCGAGTCGAAGCCTTGAGTATCGATACTTTactcttcaaaataaatttgaggtGAACCTGAATTAGTTGGACCTACGGTGAATCTTGAACACGGAATGGTAAAAAAAAgctttttagtttctttttaattaacttgTAACCAATGGGATATTATGCTAATATAAGGATGTCGACAAATTGAATTCATCAGCATAAATGTAATGTAACAAGAATAATGCATTTTAGTCTTATcatatactattattatatCTAATAAATATGTCTCAGACATCTGTAGCCTGTGGTAGCCCCCAATCCTATTCTCAATAATGTAGTTGGTCAGTATTATTgtcaaaaatcatattaatgaaataatttcttttatatagtTAATGGAAAAGTAGAACATGTTAAATTGAATTCTATCTAACTCGTAACTTAAGCTTTTGGGGGGTTGAACTAATTTGAACGCCCATTTAGGAGGTGCCAAACAGACCCTGTCAGATTTTGAGATCTTCCATGCACCATACGTTTGACAATACTATCCAACGATACAGTATATAGAATTGTGTCAGAATGAATATGATCTTATTATATGTATACGTCAAGGAAAATCATATGTATACATAgttcaaaatgaaaaataatgggTTTGGTTAACCTCACCCTAGATTTCATTTCACATATAATCCTGGGAAAATTTTGCATGAATGCTAGGCTTTTTAATACTTCTGGTCAGTCTTGAGTTGATATTGTGTTGTTTCTGGAGAAAGTCAGTTGATCAAATCAACAATACAATGGTACTTTTAGATAATTTCAGAGATGAATTCGATCGATAAAAgcaaaattaatcaattatacAAGGTTTTAGGTAATGTATTATTTAAAGTATTAAGTTAAAATGACACAGACCATGAACAATGATCAGGCaacttacaaagatgttcattTGGCTGGTTGTCTCTGGCTTTACTGGGATTTCTACACACTCTTTAGGATCTCTTGTATTTTAGAGTAAAGTTCTTGTGAAGTGTCACCGATGTCATTGCCTTGTGATGAACGAGAACTCTGATCTTGAAGTTTCATCTTCTCGAAAAGGAATTGTTTCTCAGCTTCAGCCTCGCTAAGACGTTGTTTAAGGTAACTACTGGCATAATCTTCTTCTGATTTCCCTGATTTTGCAAGAGCAATCCTCTGCAACCTGTCAGCTTCTCGTCTTGCCTCATCTGCCTTAAGCTGGAACATATCTGCTTCTGCTTCTTTAAGCCTAGCAATGCTCTCTAATTCATCAATTTGTAGTCTTTTTCGTTGCCTCTCCAGTTTAAGTTCTGAAACTTCTTTAGCTTTTTCCTCCAGTTCATGATCACATGTCTCGAGAGCTTGGCGAGCTTTCTTTAGCATCCTCAATTTTTCATCAGCCACTACTCCCATTGTCTGCACtgcttcttgtaccactgcagCAATTCGGTTGCATGCCTCCTGCGGTGGAATCATCCTTTCTTTATTTCCAGCCTCAGAGCTCCTTGATGAGTCCATCTCAAGCTCTTCATAAAAATGTGCACATAAATTGATGATATTCAGAATAATTCAGAAACAAAGAGACGAGAAGAAATTATGTCATGCATTTTAGGTCTATTCGCGTTGCAGCATTTTAAGATCCGGTTGGGTGACAGCACGATGAGTAactgagaaaataaaaaagatgagtCATAAAGGCTATCCATTCGAGAAGAATGAATTCGTCTTATCCAAtggaaagagagaaacaaaagaGGCCTCCTACATAAACTTTCTATTTATGCCCTTGCATGCAGCATTTTCCACACTTGTGAATTGTCTACATGCATGTATTAAATCTGGTCATCTTTCCCCCCGTTTCCACCAACACTTGGCAGGAAAATATATGACAGGGAAAATGACGGAAtcccaaaaatattctcttgtTCCTACAAATAAAGACCAAGCTGTACCTATTCAGCCTTGGAAAATGGGATGCATGTAAATCATGAAACAGGAAGTTGGATATAATAGAAGCTCAAAGATTTGAGACTCCAACGGGGAACTAATCACTCAAAGGGACTTCGCTACTGAGGAGGGAAAAAAGGAACTGGCAGTAAAGGAGGCAGGAGAAGGTAATCCTAATGAGGTGGAAAATAGAATCTTTAAACTCTTACGCCAGATGTTGATGGCGACACATTTCTACTAGTACAAATGTAAATCACTTATTTTGGCCTTTTTGCAGGAAAGTTTCTCACactaattttttgaaaagagaCCCTAAGAAAGAGATAAATTGGACAGAGTGACTAGTGAGGACTGAGGACAGAGTTGCGAGGGGAATTGGAGTTTGAGATCACcacgaataaaataaaaaaaaaaaaagcgatAAGCATGAACCATAGGTGGCAAGGAGGCAGCAGTTGCTTTTTAGGGatgatataattctttttttagttcCCCCTGGAACTTCTAAAGGAATATCTTTTGAATCTACAACAGCTTAACATCTCGgttaatcatatttttcaagCCAATACACACCTACACATTAATCAcccaaatcaaaaacaaaaaggaaaaacaagtCACACATCAGATTGCTCTCTCCTTAACCTATTGTGAAGTGTAAAATTTTGTTTCCCTCATCTATTACACCAAAACTAGAGTTCAGTCAAGGGAAGCTCATACAAGGGATGGTTGATACTGAGCAGAGATGTGGATTACTAAATACATATTCAAGGACATATCTAAATTTACAATACTGAAGCTGAAGAAAATAAGAGCAGATACTAGATGAGAAGAAACCAGACGGAAGAAGGATGCTTGAAGTCTGAAGAGGAGTCAACCACAAATCTAAAGTCAGGATATTATAAACTGTAAAAGTACATAGATTAAGAGAGAGCAAATTTAGTCatttaattttagatatttCACAATCAAACACAAGTGTGGTCCTCATCTACTAAACACTTTAGActctaagttgctcggactcttcagtTTTGGTGCCGGAACCCGTGTCGACACGACATGGGTGTGGACTCCGTGTCCGACTTGGTCAACGGATTTCGGGTACTTTGACCAAAATCGATGGGGAAAGTCTGGACAACTTTAATTATCCTATAATCAATACAAAAGCTAcgatgaaattgaagaaaatggaatACCTTTTGtatagaaatttttattttactcttcCTTTAAATCTCCTTCCAAGATTCTGCTCAACTTCTCcacataatatctcataatttagtttttttttatgacaagggaaacctaCAGCCGCTACCCATTGGGTGCGCACAAGGTAAAATCCCTCTCcaatgcaatagctcgcaaaccacataggagaggtaacctgcactaggcaagcccggtgcaacgagctcgacccagaaggcaacCCCGTGCTTCCGCTGGCAAGgtgtttcgaacttgagacctccaaaaTAAAGTCACAAGCCCAAACCACTGAGCCACCCGAAGGGTCTCATAGTTTAGGTTTTATAACTccatttttagatattttaattatttttaggtgAATCTCCGCACCCGTATCCATACATGGATCCATATCCCCGGATCTTAAAAATTAGATCATGAAGGATCTAACCTCTAGATCCGCACCCGTGTCGGACAcccgagtccgagcaacttagctTAGACTTCTATTGAACATGGATTGGAACATGTGACAGGAATCCGTCTTCTTCTTTGGCACGCAGGATACTCTCGCTTTTGCTGCGATCAAATGAAAACTATATTCATCTGAAACACTGAAAATCTAGAAACCGACGCCTCTTATTTCTTATATCTCTCAAAGTTGTAAAGGATCTCAACATCATGACATGCTGATCTCAGAGATACACCAGGAGGTTTGTATTGTTTCTTCTCTCtattgataaaaattaattttctcatagaattttttttaatgacatTCTCCATAGAAAAatccctccatttcaatttgattGGTTGATTTTGACTTGGCACGGAGATTAAATAAGTATAGAACAAATAcattttgtggtcttaaattaaagatatggAGAATGTACAAGATGCCCTAATATTGTAGTCTTGAGCACGTCATGTGAAAAGTTAGAATTAAAGAGTTCTCAAAAATGGAAagagacattctttttgaaacagagtAAAGAGGGAAGTAAGATGCACGGAAAAAAAATGATGTGAGAAACGTAGGAGGAGCATGAAAGGAATCTTTTATGTACCAAACCTTTCTTTAATATCTGCCAACCTCTTAACATGAGCAAGAGCTAATTTGATTCCAAGATTATACGCTCAAAATCATGTTACCTAGActaaagatgaaaatattgataCAGCTTGAGCTCAGAAACATATCAATCAACGAAACTACGCCTCAACATATTTTAACAGTTTTGAATGCTTTTGAAGGATACTTATGGGGGCAAATATGCCACCAAGAAGATGTAGGGTACATTTACATTGAGGAAAAATGAAGACTTGCACAGCTCAAGTTTCAAAAGAATCCATGTGACAGCATTAAACTACCATCAAGCACCACTTCTATGATTTAGGGTCTCACAATTCCCTAATGATTGAAAGTAAATCGTTTTAAGGGAAATTTTCTTCATGTCTGAGATTTTTGTAGTTGTTTCTAACTTATCATAGGAGAAGCAAATGCTTTTTAGGTTAAATTTCAACCACATGATGGGTTCTACCTTTTTATGCATACATTTCTACAAAGTGCCAGAGCAATAGAGTACAAAATACGAGATCTACCTTGGAGAAAAGTTAATATAATCCTGCAAGCTGTTGTCTCTGCCACTCCACCCTTTAGTTTTTCTATGAGCTCCTCAGACTTCCAAAACAGCTGCCTCCCTCTTGTGTTCTCACTCAGTCGAAAGATCTTACTTACAACAGTTAGTTCTCTTATCAATGATTCCCCATTCCAGGTAGGTGCACATTGTTGGAATACATCTTTCACCCAACCAAAAAGCTCAGAAGTGCGATTGCATGCTCTACACCTGAACTGCATTTCAGCAGACCCCAGCCCATTCACAGAAGAAGGACCTGTTCCAATTTGTTTATCACGAATTGCGCAGTCCGTATGAGTCCAATGAGCACAGGAGTCGCAACCAATCCACCGACATGTATTCACTTCAAAATCAAACTTGTTACAGATTACACACATGCAAAGGCTGCAGAATCCCTTTCGGTTGGTGCATATCTCACAGTGGCAATCTTCCGCAGGCAACTGGCTTTGGCATGCTATATTCCGACATCTTTTGTACACAAAAACCTCAATCAGGCAAGTCTGAGAAAGATTCATACTATGATGCAGGAAAAACTGAATTCCACTATTAATAGCAACAAGAATTTCCAGCTGAACTCGATGAGCTTTAATCAATGTATTAGCAGTCAAATCAGACCTAGTCTGAACAAGCCTCTGTAAAAACAAAAGTTCATCTCTTTGCTGAGGACCACCGTTCCCTTCAAGCATCCCTCGAAGCCTACCTTTTAGCTCTTCTAAATACTCATTGGGGAGCAAATACATTTTTTCAGATATTATATCCACTTGTTCTCTAGCAATATCAAGAAGAGAAACCTTATTTGCACTAGCAGGCCTGTGAGTCACAGACTGTTCATAATAACCATCCTCAGCTTTCTGATTCTCAAGCTTCACTTGAGTAGCAGCGTCAATTACAGGCCACGTATCTCTTGAATTAGCACTCTCAGCAGGCGATTCACGATTCTGATCAGATTTCATTCCAGGGTCATGATTACCAGTTGATGCTCTGGTGTCTGAAGAGGAAAGAAATAAGGACGGAGGCAACCCACTGGGGCGTGGAGGCAGCATATTTAATGAAGCTTGATAACTGATATATTACAACCTGAAAAACTATCAAATAAACACCAAAGCAATTGACAATGTAAAATTGCGCAAAACGGATGAAGCTCATTCAATAACAGCATCTCACATTAAACCTCCTAAAAACCACATACAACCCCCACACATCACACTGCAGATACTTCTAActcaatttctttctatttaGAACCATTTAATGTCATTGTAAACAAGTAGCACTTCAGAGGCGGAGCAACAATAATAGTTATGTTCGGACAATCCCAGTACCTTTTGCATAGATGCTGTACTATATACATAAACTATATAATTGTAAACCCAATAACTAAAACGAATAACGGATTCACCTTCTAGTCTGAACCCATAAACTTCAAATCCTAGCTCGGAGTAAAAACTAAGAGCTGCCtatttacactatatattcctAAAGATGAAAACTTTATGACTATTTAACCCAAAAAACGTGAGTAATCGATTACCCacaaaaaatatctaaatcaactataatttttttctattattatgtCACAAAAATGAATATCAAGAACACCCATGTACTTTATGGCTTATGGGTCATTCTAAATTCAcataaaacacaaataaaaatgaaaatcaatcGGAATACCCTCAAAGAAATGGTGAAAATCGGAATATTTCAAGTTCCagtgaaattaaaatatgaaaattttcgaCTTACAGATATTCAGACGCCCATTTTCTGTAGAGAATTTGAGGGTTCAATTACAGATTtctgaaacaaaaaaagattcttcttttttccctttttaacttTGCTGgcaaaagaataacaaaagtcAACGGCAGACGATGACTAAGAACCGGAAGAACGCGGTCTGACATCGTTTTGGCCGGTCTGAGCCCATTAAACCGGggttttttcttcatttcccTTTGGCTTTTgatatcaaaaaagaaaatgcatTCAAATTGTCAAATACACATCTAAACTAAGTGAGCGTCATTTCTTTTCGATTTATCCCTTTGCTTATTAACTTATAAAGAAAAGACGCTAAAACATATCATATGTATACACATGTCTATGCTcgtaataatattttattttacttaactTATACCATTCAAATCACCGACACAACAATGTAAAAAGTCATGGATCACATTAGGAATATAGTCAAGCCTAAGCATTTGGTGAAAGGAATGAAAAAATTATGGCGTAGATCAACCTTCCCTAAaacaaaaagacataaattAACTGAAAATTTTAACGAATGACATAGACGAACCTCACTTAAAGTTTGATGACATATTTGAATATCTtcctttatatttattatttagcaAAAACATGCCAAAATGTCAATGAACTAAttggaaataaaacaaaaaatatccaACATTTTGATTTTTGGTTCAAAATGGGCCACGACTATTCTCTaattttctctactttttaaaaaaattacttaaattccttttttattttgtaatcatAATATTGTAGATACATAACACTCTCTTTAATCTGacacacgtttcatccctatgtcatgcctattttttctccataaGTACACTTAATCAACTGAATCCTTTTTATCCATAACTACACTCaatatcaattttgaatttcaaattattactcTCTCACTCAAACATGTtcttaacaacataaatatgcaattttgaatttcaaaattcaaattgcaCTTTCTGAAATCTGTATGATACATTCGTTTATTCTttgattcttctttttcttcttactcCATTTGAACTTAAAGTCAGTTTTTTAcagttttttacttttatatttactCTTGTTAATTGTTATCTTCTCTCATATATATAGATCATGTTATGAACCGAAGGATATATGATTCTGATGATGAAAATTGGGAAGAAAATAGAAAAGTCTTTGCAAGATCCTTTGAATTCGTGAAAGGAGTCAAACAAAGATATTCCGGAATCCTCTAAATCAAAGGTTGCAAAAAAACTccagaaaaaaagaaaaagatcagCAACCGTTATTGTCAGACCCACATTGCTTAGGGTATGTCTTTTTTATTCTTCCTTAAAATTGTTTTGAAAGTTATAGTACGTTTGATACATATTGTTATAGTGTGTTATAGTGTTTAGTCGATTCCATGATACATGAATTAATTGTGTATcagatatttttttatgtatcatGAGTCTTTGAAAACTGTTATCATATATCAGACAGTATGTTTGATACATATCGATTTAGTGTCTTATGGTGTTAAGTCGATTCaatgatacatgaattaaatgtgtatcagattttttttatgtattatgaatcTTTGAAAACTGGTATCATGTATCAGAAAGggatttgttgttttatttagtacgtatattcaatatcattgaaaattgtattctttttcaaattgcAGCCACTCAAGTACAAGATAAAAAAGATACCAACACATTCCAAAGGTTTGCTTCaagggaaactttcacatatagccacttaaaaataattaattactctctatagctatagtttgataattacaatttgtagctataTGTTATTTGGAGGAGAGAGGAAAgtgagactgggagagagaggagagaggcgagagagagggggaaaagagtgggagaaaggtgaattttatatgtgtattggttagataattgtatattatacatatgtaattgtatatatggtAAGAGAGACTGGgagatggaggagagaggcgagtgagactgggagagagaggagagaggtgagagagactgggagagagaggagagaggtgagcgagatcgagagaggcaagcgagagagggaagagagtgggagagaggtgagttgtatatgtatataactgtatattatacatatacatttgtataaatggcaagcgagtctgggagagggaggagagaggtgagcgagattgagagagggaggagagaggcgagcgagagagagcaaagagtgggagagaggtgaattatatatgtatataggctaaaaaattatatattatacatatttatttgtatatcctggtgaactatacatatacaaacatgactaattatacaaactcgaagtcagcccacgtaattaatgtataatgttagtcgcgactggtaattatagcaaactatagctatgatgagtaattaactagtataagtttgcttatcCGCGTAATTTTCCCTTGCTTCAATCCTGgctcatttttttttcacttctaaATATAGTTTAACACCCATATCGTTCTTAACCTTCATGGGACACGAGTTACCTTTTACGATGTAcgaatttcaatatttttcctAGATACATCGATATCCAACTCGACTGCAATTGCTGCTTTGAAATTCGGAAACaaaattgaatctccaacacCGATTCCATCGcttttgtaactttcatactGCAATTCGCTAACCCAAATTCCTGAATGCCTCagtaaaattgatgttttcatcATGTATCTGCCAAAATAACAGAAATCTAATTCGTATTTTTCGCTTTTTCAATGGATGTTCATAAAATCTTCAAtgtagatgatataatcttgaattttgaaatttgtaacGTGTGATTCAATTACCTACTGGAATATGGAGTCTTTATGATCAGTTACCCGTAAATTAAGCTAATTTAAATAACCGAATTGATTGTtccttccccccccccccccttttttttttatctcaataGTTATTTAATTACTGTGTAGCAATTACTATGTATCAGTTGGTAGCCATGTATCAAACGCCGGCctttttaagggattttttgtaaattgtaaATTAATCGAGACAgattataattattatgttacactatgggattccttaaattttttacGATGAAAAATGTGTACCCATCTCATTAACGATTTCCAAGATTGATGCATCCGCTATGACTTCAACTACGCGCAAATTGAGCCAAAACATAACTACAAACAATTTAACAAGATACGTAAAACCGGTTTATGAATATAAGCTGGAATGTTGCTCTTACAGGTCTAATACAGGAAATTGCTTTCCAAAAGATTACCAAGAAATTGAACCTCCATTAAGAACCCCAAAAAACGAAGCTCCATTCGAATAGTAATAAACAAGATTCCTGTTCTATTTTTTAGATTTCAATTCAACGGAATGATAATGCTTAATAAGTCGCTTTTTCTTCAGACTGATCTGCTCATCAATAGGGTCTCAATATTATCTCTCAGAAGCCTCAACTATTATATATTACAAACTAATGAAAAATTACTGATTTTATTTCTGTCCACCAGCTTCAACAGGCTCAACGATCTCTGCTTCGACTGTTTCTGGGATGTGTGGCTGCTGGATTGCTTGTTGCTGATACTCAGGGACAGTTCCCCACTTGCCAGCAAGGGCAAagttcatcatttcatatatCTTCCCTCCCAGTTGTGCTGGATTCTCAGGCTGCAACAATTGATGCAAATGTAAGAATCAAGGTCGCTGGACATAGGCAACCAATGTACATCATTACTACCAAGTACTAATACAAAAAATCTTTGCTCACATTATCGCACATGCTAGTTTCCTTTCATTACACACTCAAAAAATCAACTGATGAACTCAATGCGTATCGTTAGAAGCTCACCACCGCAACCAGTTTTAAACCCGTATTAGAAAACAAAACTATCGAGAGACATGCCCCTCCTGTGTATATCATTGATTAAATTCGCACTTCACTTATAGACCCTGATTCACCCTCGTTCTAAATCTTACATTGGATCAAAGTTCATCATAAGTTTTGACATGTATGGGCACAAACTACATTTTTAGACCTCCTAAATGTCGAGCACAACTTGACTAATAAAGAAGGATCACTTGAGCACAAAGTAATACTATGAACTCAACCAAGGGCAAATAACATATGCTATAGCTGCACTAAGCTCAATTATCTTAAGAACCAGAATCAGTTACCCAAGTAAATAAGAAAAAGGATATGAAGACTCACAGTAAATCCACTAGAAACCAATGCAGCATCGTACAAAAGATCAATGGCCCTCAAGGCCTCTTCATCATCTGGAGTACTCCTGCAGGCTTCCTGCAATATTCGACAGATAACAATGTTAGGGAACACATAAGatcacaatatatatatgtgtgtgtg contains these protein-coding regions:
- the LOC107026268 gene encoding OBERON-like protein, with translation MLPPRPSGLPPSLFLSSSDTRASTGNHDPGMKSDQNRESPAESANSRDTWPVIDAATQVKLENQKAEDGYYEQSVTHRPASANKVSLLDIAREQVDIISEKMYLLPNEYLEELKGRLRGMLEGNGGPQQRDELLFLQRLVQTRSDLTANTLIKAHRVQLEILVAINSGIQFFLHHSMNLSQTCLIEVFVYKRCRNIACQSQLPAEDCHCEICTNRKGFCSLCMCVICNKFDFEVNTCRWIGCDSCAHWTHTDCAIRDKQIGTGPSSVNGLGSAEMQFRCRACNRTSELFGWVKDVFQQCAPTWNGESLIRELTVVSKIFRLSENTRGRQLFWKSEELIEKLKGGVAETTACRIILTFLQELEMDSSRSSEAGNKERMIPPQEACNRIAAVVQEAVQTMGVVADEKLRMLKKARQALETCDHELEEKAKEVSELKLERQRKRLQIDELESIARLKEAEADMFQLKADEARREADRLQRIALAKSGKSEEDYASSYLKQRLSEAEAEKQFLFEKMKLQDQSSRSSQGNDIGDTSQELYSKIQEILKSV